The sequence ATTGTATATTTTCTAATTTAATAAAAATGTGTAAATGCGTTTAAAATATCTTCTGGTAAAGGTGCATCAAAATCATCAGGAACAGTAAATTCTCCTTTGCATAAACCAAATGGTCGTGATAGTTTTTTATTATTTTATTTGCTGTTTGTAATTGGTTTAAGTTCGGCAATAAGTTTATCTTCTTGGACAATAATAAAGCTTTCACCAGCTTCAACTTGGTTTAGATACTTTGAAGGATTTCGTTGAATTTCTTGGACTGTAATTTGTTGCATTTAATTAAGTTAGGATAATTTTTAATATTTAACGTTCTATTTAATTTTAAATCATGAGTTAAGCGAACAAAATAAAACTGATATCATATAATTACCAGAAGGTATTGGAATTGTTTATACTTTCTTCCTCTTCCTCCTAGCATCGCACTAAATTAATATGTCTAAATAATCCTTTATCCTACTCAAAATCAGTCTATCATATTGAAAAATCTTTGCGCTGCTTTGCGTTTACCTTCGCGTTCCTCTGCGTTGAAAACAGATTATCCCCTGACTCGACACTAATAAAACCGTAAATCGCAGCGTTAACTATTCCCACCACATCAATCTGTTGATTTTCAGTCAATTTGTCTTCTATCCAATTAAAAATAGGGCATTGCTGAATTGAAATATGAATTTATCTTTCTCATATTTACTAGCCCCCTAAATCCCCCAAAATTGGGGTTGGGGGGCTATTCATATTTTTAATCAGCAACGCCAAAAATAGCTATATCCAAGTTGAAGCTTTGCAAACATTCTTTATACCAATCCTAAATAATTCATAAAGAAGATTTAACTACAAAAAATTATTTCTTCTATTGCCCCGTAATCGTTTAAGTAACTTTTCTACGAACATAGCAATATTAATTATATTTGTATACTTTTATAATAAACAAAGTTTCGGTTAACATGTGCATAATTTATATCAGTTATTCCCTATCTAAATAATGTCGGATTGCCAACAAATTAACCTCGTTCGTTAAGAAAAATTAAAATAACCGTTTTTCTATCTTAGATGTTGAAGTTGTATTTACAACTATAAATGGGAGGAAAATTATATATGACAGATTTATCAGAAAATAATCAAAATAATTTGTCACCAGTGGATAAATTAAAACTTGCTAGGCAAGAATACCAGTATAACTATAGCCATATTCCACCTATTGCAATGGTGGATCAACTTCCTAGTAATGAGAATTTCTCTACTGGCTGGCTGCGTTTGTTAGCTAAAGAATTAAAAGTTGTTTTTATCAATACCCTAATCGCAAATCGAGGAAATCGTGGTTCCGAAAGTGTCCGCGACGATGTGAGATTATTTCTGATAGAAGTGTTAGCTAAAGGGGCATTACCGTTTAATTTAACTGTTAGTGCTAGAATTTTACAAATTATTCCGAATTTATTACTTACAGGAATATCAAAGGATTATAGTGAAATTGATGAGTTGTTCTTTTCCATACTTAGGGAAAGCGGACTTTCTATTTTTCAAGATTCTCTAAGTCGAGTTAAAAGTCTTTTATATGAAAAACGTCCTAGGGGACATGCGAAAAGCTTAAATGATTATCACAAGCTGTTCCCCGAGATGGGAATACCCAAGATAGCCGAGAATTTCTCTACAGACGAACAATTTGCTTATATGCGGGTAGCTGGATACAACCCGGTAATGATTGAGCAAGTGAATAAATTGGGCGATCGCTTTCCCGTTACCGAGGCTCAATATCGGGAAGTCATGGGAGATGATTCTTTAGCGGCAGCAGGTGAAGAAGGAAGACTTTATTTAGCAGACTATGGAATTTTGAAAGGTGCTGTTAACGGTACTTTTCCTTCACAGCAAAAGTATATTTACGCTCCCCTAGCACTATTTGCAATTCCTAAAAATTCCAATAGCAATAAACCAACTTTAATGCGTCCAGTTGCGATTCAGTGCGGTCAAAATCCCCAGGATAATCCGATTATTACGCCTAAATCAGACAAATATGCTTGGCTGTTTGCAAAAACTATCGTGCAAATCGCAGATGCTAACTACCACGAAGCTGTAACTCATTTAGGACG comes from Rivularia sp. PCC 7116 and encodes:
- a CDS encoding type II toxin-antitoxin system Phd/YefM family antitoxin → MQQITVQEIQRNPSKYLNQVEAGESFIIVQEDKLIAELKPITNSK
- a CDS encoding lipoxygenase family protein, producing MTDLSENNQNNLSPVDKLKLARQEYQYNYSHIPPIAMVDQLPSNENFSTGWLRLLAKELKVVFINTLIANRGNRGSESVRDDVRLFLIEVLAKGALPFNLTVSARILQIIPNLLLTGISKDYSEIDELFFSILRESGLSIFQDSLSRVKSLLYEKRPRGHAKSLNDYHKLFPEMGIPKIAENFSTDEQFAYMRVAGYNPVMIEQVNKLGDRFPVTEAQYREVMGDDSLAAAGEEGRLYLADYGILKGAVNGTFPSQQKYIYAPLALFAIPKNSNSNKPTLMRPVAIQCGQNPQDNPIITPKSDKYAWLFAKTIVQIADANYHEAVTHLGRTHLLVGPFVVATHRQLPDSHPLNILLSPHFEGTLAINDAAQRRLIAAGGGVDKLLASTIDNSRVLAAVGLQSYGFNEAMLPKQLEKRGVNDTQKLPVYPYRDDALLVWNTIHQWVGDYLNIYYKSDADVKNDTKLQNWAIEAGAFDGGRVPDFGQQHGLIQTLDYLIDAITLIIFTASAQHAAVNFPQGDMMNYAPAVPLAGYQPASILEGKVTEENYLNLLPPLEQAQEQLNLVHLLGSIYYQTLGDYPENYFKDTLVKPALQQFRNNLIEVEATIHQRNQNRPTYEYLLPSKIPQSINI